The sequence GTAAATTGATTAAGTTTTCTTTGGGCAAAGGTACAGAACCAAAAACTTGACAGCTGTCGCGTAAGATGGCATTGACCGTAGTGAGTGCGGCGGGACTGGCCAGTTGGTGCAGGAAGTTGGCGGGAGAGAAATTCTCGTTTCCATCTGTCTGAGTTTGGGACGAGAAAACTTTGGACTTTGCTTGCCAGATACGTTCCACAGAGGCCCGAATCCGTTCCGGAGAGATACGTCCGGAATTGACCGCATCGCAGATCGCGGCGATCGCACCTTCCGGGTCTAATGGCATAAGTAGAATATCGACACCCGCTTCCACTGCCAAAACCGATGCTTCGTTCACACCGTAATCATTGGCAATCGCACCCATCACCAAAGCATCTGTGACGATTAAACCTGCAAAACCGAGATTTTGGCGCAGCTGACCAGTCAAAATAGAGGGAGACAGAGTTGCGGGTAACTTGTTATCCCAACTGGGGATCAGCAAGTGAGCGCTCATTACCGTATCCACCCCAGCCGCAATCGCAGCCGCAAAAGGCGGTAGTTCAACTTCGGCTAGCCGTGCGGGGGAGTGAGGAATTACAGGTAATTCTAAATGCGAATCTACAGCAGTATCGCCGTGTCCGGGAAAATGTTTGGCCGTGCTTAAGACGGGATAGCGTTGCGTACCTTTGATATAAGCAGACGCCAGTTGAGAGACGACGGCGGGTGTTTCGCCAAAAGCGCGAATATTGATCACCGGATTATCGGGATTGTTGTTAACATCCACAATAGGAGCTAAAACCCAGTTAATGCCGATCGCAAGTGCTTCTTGGGCAGTGATGGCTCCCATTTCCTCAGCATAATGTTGAGCGAGGTTGGGATCTTTTTCCGCAATTGCACCTATTGCCATCAGTGGCGGAAACCATGTAGCCGCAGAAAAGCGCTGTCCGACACCTTCTTCGATATCGGCAGCTACGAGTAAGGGGATTTTGGCCCAGCTTTGCAGTTGTTGCGATCGCAATGCCAATTCCGCCGCACTACCCCCCAGCAAGATTACACCACCCACGCCCAGATTACTTATGAAATGCTGTAACTTAGCTGCGGGTGGTTCCCATTGAGGATACTTGATTTGATGGTCGAACAGATAACCGGAGGCGCGTACTACCACCATTTGGGCTACCTGTTCTGCCAGGGAAAGTGTATCTATATCGGGTAATTGAGAAGATTTCAAGTTTCTTCCTCTTCCTCCACCGATACTATATTATCCTTGCGATCGTGGCGATCGTTCTCCTCTGGGAGAGGGTGGTCGCGCCGTTCTTGCTCAATCCGGTTGAGCAGAGATAAGATGCGATCGCCTCGTTCTAGGGATTTATCTTCCACAAACACGACTTCCGGCGTCCGACGCAAACGCACGCGATGACCGAGTTCCCGACGAACATAACCTGTCGCCGCCTTTAACCCTGCCATTGTTTCTACTTTTGCTTCCGGAGTGCCATAGATACTGACAAATATCTTGGCGTGCTGAAGGTCTCCCGAAACATCCACATCCGTCACACTGACCATACCTGCGCCCACGCGGTCATCTTTGATGCCGCTAAGCAGCATTTGGCTGACTTCGCGCTGTATTAGTGCAGCAACGCGGGAAACCCGACGATCTGTAGCCATAACAATACCCTGCCTTTTTGGCAGTAATGAATCATGCCTCTCACCATCGTAACTAAACCGGGCTTAAACCCAGCATCGCTCTCAGGGTCAGGGCAACAAAAATTAAGCCTGCAATAAAAAAGCTAACGAGGGCGATCGCTGTTACCGGACGCCTAAATAGCGGTGCTAACCAGCCGAACAGGAAGAAGAATACGCCTGTTATCACGGTAACAAAGTACGTGCAATAGCGATATACGTTTTGCCAAAATCCATCCAACATCTGTATAA comes from Aerosakkonema funiforme FACHB-1375 and encodes:
- a CDS encoding DUF751 family protein: MLDGFWQNVYRYCTYFVTVITGVFFFLFGWLAPLFRRPVTAIALVSFFIAGLIFVALTLRAMLGLSPV
- the rbfA gene encoding 30S ribosome-binding factor RbfA, giving the protein MATDRRVSRVAALIQREVSQMLLSGIKDDRVGAGMVSVTDVDVSGDLQHAKIFVSIYGTPEAKVETMAGLKAATGYVRRELGHRVRLRRTPEVVFVEDKSLERGDRILSLLNRIEQERRDHPLPEENDRHDRKDNIVSVEEEEET
- a CDS encoding glycoside hydrolase family 3 protein gives rise to the protein MKSSQLPDIDTLSLAEQVAQMVVVRASGYLFDHQIKYPQWEPPAAKLQHFISNLGVGGVILLGGSAAELALRSQQLQSWAKIPLLVAADIEEGVGQRFSAATWFPPLMAIGAIAEKDPNLAQHYAEEMGAITAQEALAIGINWVLAPIVDVNNNPDNPVINIRAFGETPAVVSQLASAYIKGTQRYPVLSTAKHFPGHGDTAVDSHLELPVIPHSPARLAEVELPPFAAAIAAGVDTVMSAHLLIPSWDNKLPATLSPSILTGQLRQNLGFAGLIVTDALVMGAIANDYGVNEASVLAVEAGVDILLMPLDPEGAIAAICDAVNSGRISPERIRASVERIWQAKSKVFSSQTQTDGNENFSPANFLHQLASPAALTTVNAILRDSCQVFGSVPLPKENLINLRNLIVVDNLLDCKFLDRQAPAIAIPQGRGYTTQLCDGHTPISTSDRPQPTLLQVFMRGNPFRGSAGLTEIAEDWFNNLLKTGELQALVVYGSPYIKNKFLQYLPPDIPCVYSFGQISAAQAISLEALFGI